One Drosophila busckii strain San Diego stock center, stock number 13000-0081.31 unplaced genomic scaffold, ASM1175060v1 hic_scaffold_46, whole genome shotgun sequence DNA segment encodes these proteins:
- the LOC108608346 gene encoding LOW QUALITY PROTEIN: uncharacterized protein LOC108608346 (The sequence of the model RefSeq protein was modified relative to this genomic sequence to represent the inferred CDS: deleted 1 base in 1 codon), protein MPPTRSQLNTLPKISGVYGVANDSRRTTARSTQLLEDSQTVIGKTAPKVPAKKRVIRTNEQEPWSKARCPSRNRAHRQTKREAAIAKFKNIDFSVRDSNAQLTVQTLEFPDANIRRTELDKRDECGQLLVQKRTGHDFASSSNSHFRDAVLTVNMRAKSCTSPSIPGTEVVMAREQSRPTLGQRPHGVHSQEMVDSQHERSDGSRHFHGKQWQKPCEASYVVGAPRSHIGRCPENYQKLAKLSPARQKFFLTQDPRKTHCLVNPAALRHKALNAQQQQRLISKMVKHGENVCASTGSESSDSHICEVIDLENPVNLDFQGMDYKNTYEKDEQEQQNQQTYWRVLRYMTRRRAMRDTKENVEAELQAERLAIPAIFNTSIKDQPPRIEPPPKPEKLAELFRSQDKPANVDKIQFEQSRRTSRYKDIYLRKKQRGIQLEQQRQQEQAAIKEIEARTVAEQDLLEDVAKIDDDIERSFRKFEYIPPVIRKRKFFPKTLTETERLKRKMHKQNCVRRDAAKVTQEFFLERTGKQKQLPDAAQMLRCEESIEGSVGSTPSEQSSDDEDYLKVGKIGDHFQLRGFHFKHGDGLRGKLHRHQIMQGQRTIKGCPTRDEWLNQLAPRKEPIKLDVERGIIKLIDPDDPTLDLFPPQQMLFNKHHEHKSGVKDFINKPLGQHYHRVLRKNLKLVKPKLRYNVKKFNLIRYVFPEKIIVPDAPEIDDMELDTTNVETTVEYLALKNKVAKAKAQKQKLRRMQLLGLPCVEAKQLREMSLCYAKEKPIDLDWVPPQEAINMPDRSSELDEQLERMSGGEDKVPLAKRGNMPAPEFREKTLVIHPRRKRDYDAERVPSALFNDAIQQSGVPMLEKIMPDQIKFSNVRTTRRPYTDKLEARHHHDHWDPTQVKNVHVHYQTKTVQPEITVHEVPEKQPIVNFIQAKPPCREHLEDELTLPQYDFDAMIANHMAATRTDGKDAAKVVVQDLCQPYDFVFHSRDPEELNLLDFPGRRQYLEFLRETREAIYETKDMEPGEERLLVDRNEIVDELEHDLKSIEGCLSSLSSSECTNLSNDSGSFLLIEGDTKIPLDYIRKPLVPFDEMRRSRFQAEVIDVDAEEANPYRMLPFSGQHKEQAALLGPKDAFFTFSSRLRNGLRLRLEVPVPDVRKTLMGPGPNKYYGSVITDLDENYIDELRSRATIKAFNFKTGVELIKVAMRLKYESLLIQGQVVRNKIYDTLNERHWQDMKNTQLLYEGLFAKWEKKEYNAAMTQVYQVKTYYEITDKMKQEFRELERELMMLNMDIVFIEGHWIRCVMLQNFHYLLGEEEWRDENDWIHLVPVERRGKENEEKPQAEAEDVEVEYELEAYDKSIAKRTIVNIRVRDKDDAWAIRDFYYNVYLRNLHPVLQVFPSAQHFLQGIENLKSKTFMLLLEMHYTLSVHTELQGRLETFVDWCANDLKEKQEYVARKSAKKFFMEDRAIEMEARVMFYLDKPIEASFNDEEFNKHRAILAEVWRRVVPTTVQGSSDTIPNASDMVAHISNVVLEILSKFELMDIEKVRELEATLRKRRRYYEKLSFQAYQVERRIDMEMKKVRRNLEPPYKKPKRVGPLQRLYLKKRIIKQVKPPVQISENTRNFIRAFSESGEVPDDFAQDSVLVLDNLQDQIVPFYFDHFLKINGYTPNYNFKTNVESRDGPEINRFQIREIIPDVLQKVEHWEQQHRKVMEENIQRNPKMYENVN, encoded by the exons ATGCCGCCAACACGCTCCCAGCTCAACACTCTGCCCAAGATATCGGGAGTCTATGGCGTGGCGAACGACAGTCGCCGCACCACGGCGCGCTCGACGCAGCTCTTGGAAGACAGCCAGACGGTCATAGGAAAGACTGCTCCTAAGGTGCCAGCCAAGAAGCGTGTGATACGAACCAATGAGCAAGAGCCCTGGAGCAAGGCCAGGTGTCCAAGCCGCAATAGGGCGCATAGGCAAACGAAACGCGAGGCGGCCATAGCCAAGTTCAAGAACATTGATTTCTCAGTGCGCGACTCCAATGCGCAGCTGACGGTGCAAACGCTGGAATTTCCGGATGCCAACATACGTCGCACTGAGCTGGACAAGCGCGATGAGTGCGGCCAGCTGTTGGTGCAGAAGCGCACCGGACATGACTTTGCCAGCTCCAGCAATTCGCATTTCCGCGATGCAGTGCTAACGGTGAATATGCGTGCCAAGAGCTGCACCTCACCCAGCATACCAGGCACAGAGGTGGTGATGGCTCGAGAGCAGAGCAGACCTACCTTGGGCCAGCGACCACATGGCGTGCATTCACAGGAAATGGTGGACTCACAGCATGAACGCTCGGACGGCTCGCGTCACTTTCATGGGAAACAGTGGCAGAAGCCATGCGAGGCAAGCTATGTGGTGGGTGCACCTCGCTCACATATTGGACGCTGTCCGGAGAACTATCAGAAGCTGGCCAAGCTATCGCCGGCGCGTCAAAAGTTCTTTCTAACGCAGGATCCGCGCAAGACGCACTGCCTCGTTAATCCTGCAGCGCTGCGGCACAAAGCGCTGAatgctcaacagcagcagcgactgatTAGCAAGATGGTAAAGCATGGCGAGAATGTCTGCGCCAGCACGGGCTCCGAGTCCAGCGATTCGCACATTTGCGAGGTCATCGATCTGGAGAATCCCGTCAATCTGGACTTTCAAGGCATGGACTACAAGAACACCTACGAGAAGGacgagcaggagcagcagaaCCAGCAGACCTATTGGCGCGTGCTGCGCTACATGACGCGCCGACGCGCCATGCGCGACACCAAGGAAAATGTGGAGGCCGAACTGCAGGCGGAGCGACTGGCCATACCCGCTATATTCAATACCAGCATCAAGGATCAGCCGCCGCGCATTGAGCCGCCGCCGAAGCCAGAGAAACTAGCGGAACTGTTTCGCAGCCAGGACAAGCCCGCCAATGTGGACAAGATACAGTTTGAGCAAAGTCGTCGCACCTCACGCTACAAGGACATCTATTTGCGCAAGAAGCAGCGCGGCAtacagctggagcagcagcgccagcaggaGCAGGCAGCAATCAAAGAGATTGAAGCGCGCACTGTAGCGGAGCAAGATCTGCTGGAGGATGTGGCCAAGATCGATGATGACATTGAACGCAGTTTTCGCAAATTCGAGTATATACCGCCAGTTATAAGAAAGCGCAAGTTCTTCCCCAAGACGCTGACGGAAACGGAGCGACTGAAGCGCAAAATGCACAAGCAGAATTGTGTGCGTCGGGATGCCGCCAAGGTGACGCAGGAGTTCTTTCTGGAGCGCACGGGCAAGCAGAAGCAGCTGCCGGATGCGGCGCAAATGTTGCGCTGCGAGGAAAGCATTGAAGGCAGCGTTGGCTCCACGCCCAGCGAGCAGAGTAGCGACGATGAGGATTATCTCAAAGTGGGCAAGATAGGTGATCACTTTCAGCTGCGCGGCTTTCACTTCAAACATGGTGACGGGCTGCGCGGCAAGCTGCATCGCCATCAGATTATGCAGGGTCAACGCACCATCAAGGGCTGTCCAACGCGCGATGAGTGGCTCAATCAGCTGGCACCACGCAAGGAACCCATCAAGCTGGATGTGGAGCGCGGCATTATCAAACTCATCGATCCGGATGATCCAACGCTAGATCTATTTCCACCACAGCAAATGCTGTTCAACAAACATCACGAGCATAAGTCTGGCGTCAAGGACTTCATCAACAAGCCGCTGGGTCAGCATTATCATCGTGTGCTGCGCAAGAATCTGAAGCTGGTCAAGCCCAAGCTGCGCTACAATGTCAAGAAGTTCAATCTTATACGCTATGTTTTCCCAGAGAAGATTATAGTGCCAGATGCGCCTGAAATCGATGACATGGAGCTGGATACGACCAATGTGGAAACCACTGTAGAGTATCTGGCGCTCAAGAATAAAGTAGCCAAGGCCAAGGCGCAGAAGCAAAAGCTGCGCCGCATGCAGCTGCTCGGACTGCCTTGCGTCGaagccaagcagctgcgcGAAATGTCGCTCTGCTATGCCAAGGAGAAACCCATCGATTTGGACTGGGTGCCGCCGCAAGAAGCGATCAATATGCCAGACAGGTCCAGCGAACTGGATGAGCAGCTTGAGCGCATGAGCGGCGGCGAGGACAAAGTGCCGCTGGCCAAGCGTGGCAACATGCCGGCGCCAGAATTTCGCGAAAAGACTCTCGTCATTCATCCAAGACGCAAGCGCGACTATGATGCGGAGCGTGTGCCGTCGGCTCTCTTCAATGATGCCATACAGCAGTCGGGTGTGCCCATGCTGGAGAAGATTATGCCGGACCAAATAAAGTTCAGCAATGTGCGCACCACACGACGTCCGTATACGGATAAGCTGGAGGCACGTCATCATCATGATCACTGGGATCCCACGCAGGTCAAAAATGTCCATGTGCACTACCAAACGAAGACGGTACAGCCCGAGATTACGGTGCATGAGGTGCCCGAAAAGCAGCCCATTGTTAATTTCATACAGGCCAAGCCGCCTTGCCGGGAGCATCTCGAGGATGAGCTTACCCTACCCCAATACGACTTTGATGCCATGATAGCCAATCACATGGCTGCCACGCGCACCGACGGCAAGGATGCAGCCAAGGTGGTGGTCCAAGACTTATGTCAGCCCTATGACTTTGTCTTTCACTCACGCGATCCCGAGGAGCTCAATCTACTGGACTTTCCGGGACGGCGACAGTACTTGGAGTTTTTGCGCGAAACACGCGAGGCCATCTATGAAACCAAGGACATGGAGCCCGGCGAGGAGCGATTGCTGGTGGATCGCAATGAGATTGTCGATGAGCTGGAGCATGACCTGAAGAGCATTGAGGGCTGCCTCAGCTCGCTGAGCAGCTCCGAATGCACTAATTTGTCCAATGACAGCGGCAGCTTTCTGCTCATCGAAGGTGATACCAAAATTCCGTTAGACTATATACGCAAACCCCTGGTGCCGTTTGATGAAATGCGTCGCTCGCGCTTCCAGGCGGAGGTTATCGATGTGGATGCGGAGGAAGCGAATCCATATCGCATGCTGCCATTCAGTGGACAGCACAAGGaacaggcagcgctgctgggaCCCAAGGATGCGTTCTTTACCTTCAGCTCACGTCTGCGCAATGGTTTACGTCTGCGTCTGGAGGTGCCTGTGCCGGATGTGCGCAAGACCCTCATGGGTCCCGGTCCTAACAAATACTATGGCTCGGTCATAACCGATTTGGATGAAAACTACATAGATGAGCTCAGAAGTCGCGCTACCATTAAGGCATTCAATTTCAAGACCGGAGTGGAGCTGATCAAGGTCGCCATGCGGCTGAAGTACGAATCGCTGCTGATCCAGGGACAAGTAGTGCGCAATAAGATTTATGATACGCTCAACGAGCGTCACTGGCAGGATATGAAGAACACCCAGCTGCTGTACGAGGGACTCTTTGCCAAGTGGGAGAAAAAGGAATACAATGCTGCCATGACGCAAGTGTATCAAGTGAAGACCTACTACGAAATCACCGATAAAATGAAGCAGGAATTTCGCGAACTCGAACGCGAGCTCATGATGCTCAACATGGACATTGTGTTTATCGAAGGACATTGGATACGCTGCGTCATGCTGCAGAACTTTCACTATCTGCTGGGCGAGGAGGAATGGCGCGATGAGAACGACTGGATACATCTGGTGCCGGTGGAGCGACGCGGCAAGGAAAACGAAGAAAAGCCGCAAGCCGAGGCCGAAGATGTCGAAGTCGAGTACGAACTGGAGGCCTACGATAAATCGATTGCCAAGCGCACTATAGTGAACATACGCGTGCGTGACAAGGACGACGCCTGGGCCATACGAGATTTCTACTATAATGTGTATCTGCGGAATTTGCATCCGGTGCTGCAGGTTTTCCCCAGTGCCCAGCACTTTCTGCAAGGCATTGAGAATCTAAAGAGCAAAAcctttatgctgctgctcgagaTGCACTACACGCTGTCCGTACACACGGAGCTGCAGGGTCGACTGGAGACCTTCGTGGACTGGTGTGCCAACGATCTGAAGGAGAAGCAGGAATATGTGGCACGCAAGTCGGCCAAGAAGTTCTTCATGGAGGATCGTGCAATCGAAATGGAGGCGCGCGTAATGTTCTATCTGGACAAGCCCATTGAGGCGTCGTTCAACGACGAGGAGTTTAATAAGCATCGCGCTATA CTTGCCGAGGTCTGGCGGCGTGTCGTTCCAACTACTGTTCAAGGCTCCAGTGATACCATACCCAATGCCTCCGATATGGTTGCCCACATTAGTAATGTCGTGCTGGAGATCTTGAGCAAATTTGAGCTTATGGATATAGAAAAAGTGCGCGAATTGGAGGCCACGCTGCGCAAGCGTCGACGCTACTATGAGAAGCTATCGTTCCAGGCCTACCAAGTGGAGCGACGCATTGACATGGAAATGAAAAAGGTGCGACGCAATCTCGAGCCGCCCTATAAGAAACCGAAGCGTGTGGGTCCGCTGCAGCGGCTCTATCTCAAGAAGCGCATCATCAAGCAGGTCAAGCCGCCAGTGCAGATTTCGGAGAACACGCGCAACTTCATACGCGCCTTCTCCGAGAGCGGCGAAGTGCCCGATGACTTTGCCCAGGACTCGGTGCTCGTTTTAGACAACCTCCAGGACCAAATAGTGCCCTTCTATTTCGATCATTTCCTCAAGATCAATGGCTACACACCCAACTACAATTTCAAAACGAATGTTGAGTCGCGCGACGGTCCGGAAATTAATCGCTTTCAAATACGCGAGATCATACCCGATGTTCTGCAAAAAGTCGAGCACTGGGAGCAACAGCACCGCAAGGTCATGGAGGAGAATATTCAGCGTAATCccaaaatgtatgaaaatgttaattaa